GCCCCGCACGGGCGTCGTGGCGGTCGAAGACAGGGAGGCGCTGTGGCTCGGTCTCTACTTCGCCCCGGAAGACCGGTCGGACCCGGCCGCGATCCTGGAAGAGACGAGCCATTGGATGGCCCTGGTGTGGCACGCAGCCCAGGACCGTCGGGTCCGACCCCTCGAGCTCGAGTTCCAGGCCGAGGTCGATCGGTACGCAGTGGCCCGGAGCCGGGGGCGCGCCGCGCTCTCGCACTTCGGGGCGGCCCGCTGGCGTCCCGACCTGGCCCCGGAAGAGCTCGATCGCTACCGCACCGCGCATCACGCGGCGGCGCGCTACTGCGAGCAGCTCGAGCGCCGTTTTCCCCGGCGCGCGGATCTGCCAGGCTGGCTCGCCGAGCTGCGCCGCTTCTACCGCGCAGGGCCCGAGCGGCTCCGCGCCTGAACGAAGCACACGCAACCCCTCGCTTCGCTTGACTTTCGCTTCGGTTTCGCCGAACCTCCGCCCCATGGCGCTGACCCGTCGACAGAAAGAGGTGTACGACTTCATCCGGGGCTTCGTGGCCGATCACGGCTACTCCCCCAGTCTCGAGGAGATCGGAGCCGCCTTCGGGCTCTCCTCGGTCGCCACGGTGCACAAGCACGTGCAGCACCTGGTGGAGAAGGGGTACCTGAAAAAGGCCTGGAACCGCTCCCGTTCCGTCGAGCCCGTGGCCGACGAGGGGCCCGCGCGGACGATCGCGCTGCCACTGCTCGGCACCGTCGCCGCCGGCCTGCCGATCGAGGCCGTCGAGGTCGAGGAGCGCTTCGACGTCCCGGCCGACCTGGTGCCCTCGGGCCGGCCCTGCTTCGCGCTGCGCGTGCGGGGCGATTCGATGATCGACGACCAGATCCTCGACGGCGACGTCGTGGTGGTCGAGTCCCGGCCCGAGGCGAGGGACGGAGAGACCGTCGTCGCGCTGGTCCGGGGTCAGGACGCCACCCTGAAGCGCCTGTACCGGCGGGGGCGCGAGGTGCGCCTGCAGCCGGCGAACCCGACGATGGGGCCGATCGATCTCCCCGCCGAGGATGTCGAGGTCCGTGGGGTCGTGCGCGGTCTGGTCCGCCGCTACTGAGCCCCGGATCCCTCGGTTTCGGGCCCTGGCGGGCCCTGGCGGGCGCGCTGGGCGTCGGCAGGCGATCGGTTAGCCTGATCGAAACCCCCGCCCCGAGCCTCCCTTGACCGACGTTCGACTCACCCGCGCCATCGAGTTCTCCACGTCCCTGCGCTACGCGCTGCCGGGGCTGTCCGAGGCCGAGAACCAGGCCCGCTTCGGCCCGAAGGCGCGCCAGCACGGGCACAACTACCGGCTCGAGGTGACCCTCGCCGGTGAGCCCGATGCCGTCACCGGCATGGTGATCGATCTCAAGGACCTCCAGGACGTGCTCGACCGCGAGGTGATGGCGCGCTTCGACCACAGGGATCTCAACCTCGATACCGACTTCTTCGAGAAGGCCCCGCCGACCCCCGAGCACCTGGCCCAGGTGATCGTCGAGCTCTTGCGCGAGGCGCTGCCCGAGGGGCTGCTCCATCGGGTCCGGCTCTACGAGAACGCGGACACCTTCGTCGAGATCCAGGTCGGAGTGGCGCCGGCCGGAGCCGCAGGATGATCTCGCTCACCCGCCGCTACCGCTTTCCCGCGGCCCACGTGCTGCGCCACGCGAGCTTCAGCGACGCCGAGAATCGCGCCGTCTACGGGAAGTGCGCGAACCCGTCCGGGCATGGGCACAACTACGGACTCGAGGTCACCGTGGCCGGCGAGATCGACTTCGCGACCGGGCAGGTCTTCTCGCGGGAGACCCTCGATCGGCTGGTCACCGAGAAGGTGCTCGATCGCTTCGGCCACGCGATGTTGAACCAGGATCCTGCGTTCGCCGACCGCGTGCCGACGGCCGAGAACATCGCTCTCGTGGTCGAGGAGGAGCTGGCGGATCCGATCGCCGCCGAAGGCGCGGCCCGCCTGGTGCGCGTTCGTCTCGAGGAGACGCGCAAGAACAGCTTCGAAACAGGAGAACTCCGGTGAACGACGAACACGACCCGATCCAACCCCTGATCTCCACGATGCTCAAAGAGCTCGGCGAGGATCCGGGCCGAGACGGTCTCGAGCGCACGCCGCTCCGCGTCGCGAAGTCGATGCGCTTCCTGACCTCGGGCTACTCGCAGAACCCGACGGAGATCCTCAACAACGCGCTCTTCGATGTCTCCTATGACGAGATGGTGATCGTGAAGGACATCGAGTTCTACAGCCTCTGCGAGCACCACCTGCTGCCCTTCTTCGGGCGGGCGCACGTGGCCTACGTCCCGAACGGTCGGGTCGTCGGGCTGTCGAAGATCCCGCGTCTGGTGGAGATGTTCGCGCGCCGGCTTCAGGTGCAGGAACGCATGACCACCGAGGTCGCCACGATCCTCGAGGACGTCCTCGCGCCGAAGGGCGTGGCCGTTGTCACCGAGGCGATCCATCTCTGCATGATGATGCGGGGCGTGTCCCAGCAGAACTCTTCGACGGTCACCAGCTCGATGCGCGGTGAGTTCGAGGCCGACGAGAAGACCCGCGCCGAGTTCATGCAGCTGATCCGCACGCCCAAAGCGTCCTTCGCCTAACCCACCTCACACGTCGTCGGTCGTGAACGGGCGGCGTGCCGCGCGAGTACCACGGGGGGCGCGCCGCGGGCGGGTTTCCGCAGCGAAACTCAGCGCAGCCCGAGAGCACGCAGCTCGGCGCCTCCGCGTTTCCCCTGCCTCGTGGGCGGCGACGCGAACCCGCACGCAGCGAGCCATTTCGCGGAGGAAAGCCCGCCAGCGGCGAGCCTGCTCCGACGTTCTGCTACCGCTGCAGCGCCGCCAGATTCACGACCAGCTCCCCCGCATCCATGAGGCGACTGCGTCGCGCTTCGAGCCAGGCCGACGTGCGGTTGTTGCGCTTCGCCTCGAGCATCTGCTCGCGTCGCTCCGGCAGCAGCCGATCCACGGAGACGGCGTCGGCGTCGCGCTGCTCGAGCTGCTGCACCAGCACCAGCGCGTTCTCGACCTCGAAGATCTGGGACGAACTCTCGCCGGGCTCGAGGGCAAAGGCCGCCGCCAGGAGCTCGGGCGCCGGGCCGAGGCCGGGCACGAAGCCCGCGCCGCGCCGCTGAAGCCAACCGCTGCGATCGAGGTCCAGCTCGACCGCACGGGCCGCGTCTTCGAGGGACGCGCCGCCGCGGACCGCCTCGGCGAGGGACTCGGCCTCGGTGCGCAGGCTCTTCCGGGCCTCGTCGCGCCGCAGCAGCTCGCGAGCGAGCTCCTGCCCGACATCGTCCAGTGGTACCGAGCGCTCTTCCTGCCGCTCTTCGAGGCGGATCAGGTGAATTCCGAAGTTGCTGCGGGCGATGGCGACGCCGCCGGGCTCTAGCCCGAAGGCCGCGTTCTCGAACTCGGGCACCATCTGGCCGCGGGCAAAGAACCCCAGGTCGCCGCCGTTCGACGCGGATCCCGGGTCCTGGGACAGCTCGCCGGCCACGGTGGCGAAATCCTCGCCGGCCTCGATGCGGGACTTCGCCGCCTCGATCGTCCCCTGGGCGGCCGCCACGTCGGTCTCGGGGGCATCCTGGGCCACTGTGCGCAGGATGTGGCGGGCCCGGACCCGCTCGGGCCGGTCGTACTCGTCTCCCCGCTCGGCGTAGAGGGCGGCGATCTCGTCACCGCGCTCGACCACGACCTGGGAGAGGGTCTCGTCGGCGACCTCCGGGAGCTCACCGCCTTCGGCGCTGTCGAAGGAGACCGTCGCGATGCGGACCTCCTCGAGCTCGCGCTCCAGGGCGTCGCGCGCTTCGCCTTCCGAGACTTCGGCCTGGCCCGTCAGCAGCCGCAGCATCTTCAGAGAGAGCAGGGCGAGCCGGCGGTCCTCGAGAAAGGCCCGCTGGCTGCCGAACTGGTACTCGGCGTAGTCCTCGAAACGGTCGCGATCGAAGCGCCCGCCCTCGTCGCGGAAGCCCGGGTCGGCCAGTACCAGGCGCTCCACCTCCCGCTTGGAGACGGTCAGACCCATCTCCTCCGCAGCGATCGCCAGGAGCGCCGTCTCCACCAGCTCCCGGGCGGCCAAGGAGTCCAGGGTGTCGCTCATCGCGCGTGCGTCGAACTGGCCGCCGAGCTGCTCCTCGAAGAGGGCCTGGCGTCGCGCTCGGACGCGCTCGAACTCGTTCAAGCCGAATCGGTAATCGCCCACCTTGACGATCTCGGTGCCGGTCCCCGAGAGGTTCAGCGGCCCCTGCAGGCCCAGGAACACCGCGAACACGCCGCCCACGAAGATCACGACCAGGAGGGCCAGCCAGCGGCGTTGGAACATTTGAATCATGGATTTCCCTGCGTCGGCGGTGGTGGTTCGAGCCCGCTCCGGATCCTGCCCCGACCCCGAGCCGAAGCCCGCGCATCGAAGTAGAGACGGTGCTCAGCTCGGCGTGGTTGCCGGTCGATGAGCACCCCGGAGGCGCGGCCGGATCCTACGAAGCGGGGCGATTCCGGGCAAGCAGAACGGTCGCCTCGGGCGCTTCTTGCTTGAAGCCCCGCGGGTCGGCTGATAGCATCGGGACGTGCGCGTGGGGTGGGTAAACGGCGTTCAAAACCGCCTACTTAGACGCGTGCTCCCGGGCAGGGCGAAGTCCCTGCAACCCCCCGTCGCGCTGCTGCAACGGACCAATTGAGGAGTGACAGGAGAGACGATGATCCTCGATCCCATTCTCGGTTGGTTCTCCAGTGATCTCGCCATCGACCTCGGCACCGCCAACACCGTGGTGTACGCGAAGGGCCAGGGCATCGTCGTGTCCGAGCCTTCGGTCGTGGCGGTGGCACGCGATGGACGCGGCATCGACAAGGTGCGCGCGGTCGGCAAGGCGGCGAAGGAGATGCTGGGTCGCACGCCCGGCAACATCGTC
The DNA window shown above is from Myxococcota bacterium and carries:
- the lexA gene encoding transcriptional repressor LexA, whose amino-acid sequence is MALTRRQKEVYDFIRGFVADHGYSPSLEEIGAAFGLSSVATVHKHVQHLVEKGYLKKAWNRSRSVEPVADEGPARTIALPLLGTVAAGLPIEAVEVEERFDVPADLVPSGRPCFALRVRGDSMIDDQILDGDVVVVESRPEARDGETVVALVRGQDATLKRLYRRGREVRLQPANPTMGPIDLPAEDVEVRGVVRGLVRRY
- a CDS encoding 6-carboxytetrahydropterin synthase; its protein translation is MTDVRLTRAIEFSTSLRYALPGLSEAENQARFGPKARQHGHNYRLEVTLAGEPDAVTGMVIDLKDLQDVLDREVMARFDHRDLNLDTDFFEKAPPTPEHLAQVIVELLREALPEGLLHRVRLYENADTFVEIQVGVAPAGAAG
- a CDS encoding 6-carboxytetrahydropterin synthase; protein product: MISLTRRYRFPAAHVLRHASFSDAENRAVYGKCANPSGHGHNYGLEVTVAGEIDFATGQVFSRETLDRLVTEKVLDRFGHAMLNQDPAFADRVPTAENIALVVEEELADPIAAEGAARLVRVRLEETRKNSFETGELR
- the folE gene encoding GTP cyclohydrolase I FolE — translated: MNDEHDPIQPLISTMLKELGEDPGRDGLERTPLRVAKSMRFLTSGYSQNPTEILNNALFDVSYDEMVIVKDIEFYSLCEHHLLPFFGRAHVAYVPNGRVVGLSKIPRLVEMFARRLQVQERMTTEVATILEDVLAPKGVAVVTEAIHLCMMMRGVSQQNSSTVTSSMRGEFEADEKTRAEFMQLIRTPKASFA
- a CDS encoding peptidylprolyl isomerase, giving the protein MIQMFQRRWLALLVVIFVGGVFAVFLGLQGPLNLSGTGTEIVKVGDYRFGLNEFERVRARRQALFEEQLGGQFDARAMSDTLDSLAARELVETALLAIAAEEMGLTVSKREVERLVLADPGFRDEGGRFDRDRFEDYAEYQFGSQRAFLEDRRLALLSLKMLRLLTGQAEVSEGEARDALERELEEVRIATVSFDSAEGGELPEVADETLSQVVVERGDEIAALYAERGDEYDRPERVRARHILRTVAQDAPETDVAAAQGTIEAAKSRIEAGEDFATVAGELSQDPGSASNGGDLGFFARGQMVPEFENAAFGLEPGGVAIARSNFGIHLIRLEERQEERSVPLDDVGQELARELLRRDEARKSLRTEAESLAEAVRGGASLEDAARAVELDLDRSGWLQRRGAGFVPGLGPAPELLAAAFALEPGESSSQIFEVENALVLVQQLEQRDADAVSVDRLLPERREQMLEAKRNNRTSAWLEARRSRLMDAGELVVNLAALQR